TATCCTGCATTATCCCCCTCCGGTGGTAGGAGCAGCTGTTGTGGGTCAATTCATTAAAGAAAGCTCAGCAATCAATACCAGCTTCGAGGCAGATTATATCAACTTAGCTACTGCCAGTGATTTAAGGCAGATTAATAAAGGGGGACTCGCCAAGATTGGGACTTTTTTCAAAATTCAGTGGAAAGTAATCAAAGCATTATTTGCCAAATCGTATGATTTGTGCTACCTGAGTTTTACTGCCAAAGGATTAGGCTTTTATAAGGACTTGGCGATAGTGTTAGTACTAAAGCTTTTCAGAAAAAGTGTGATTTATCATATGCACAACAAGGGTGTGCAACCAAATAGCAAAAATAAATTTAATGATTTCTGCTATCAGCTAGCGTTTAATAGTGCTAAGGTTATTCTATTATCTCCCCATTTGTACCAAGATATTGCCAAGTACGTGCCAGCCGATCGGGTGTTTTATTGCCCTAATGGTATACCGGCTACTCCGCAAGACAGCGACCTCTCAAAGGAAAGGCAGGAGAGCGATACTGGTAAAATTCTCTTCTTATCTAATATGACGGTTGAGAAGGGGGCATACGTATTGTTAGAGGCCTGTAAATTGCTTAAAGAGAAAGGTGCTATTTTCGAGTGTCATTTTGTGGGTGACTGGTTCGATATATCTGAGTCAGATTTTCAGCGCAAAATTGCCCTCTATGGCCTAGACACATGCGTTTTTGCTCACGGCAAAAAATATGGTGAAGAAAAAGAATATTTTCTGAGATCTGCTAATATCTTTGCCCTTCCAACATATTATCATAACGAGTGTTTTCCCCTTGTACTCTTAGAAGCAATGAAGTATGCGTTACCCATTGTTTCTACCTCCGAAGGAGGCATTGCTGACATTGTTGTGGAAAACGAAACCGGATTTATAGTGACTCAACAAGATGCAGCAGCTCTTGAGGAAAAGTTAGAAGCCCTGATTAACGCTCCGAAGCTACGTTCAACATTGGGGGTAGCGGGCAGGGAACGGTATGAGCGCCTATACACGTTAGATTCATTTGAAAAAAATATAACAAGAATACTAAAAACTGCCGTGCAGAAAGATTAAATCATCATATTCACGGCTACTACTTTATAATTATTTACTACCGATCGCTTATTCCTGCTTGTTAAGTTCATGTAAGGCTTATTGTTAAGGTGTACTACTAAAACTATTAGCAAACCCTAATCATTTTCTAGTACAATGAATTTAAGCGCATTAAAGAGATTCTGGCTTTTAAATTTTTTGCGTAGGCTTGCCCAGGCCTCAACGTATTACAATGGCAAATATCTCCAAATCTTATCGTGGGGCATAAAATCTAAAGAAGACACAAATTATACGTATCATATAAGTGATAAGAGCATCAATTATTTAGCGCATATGATTGCGGTTGTTACCCGAGCAGATCATCAGCTGATAATGCGCTATATCGACGAAGCTAAAGGAGATACTGCTCTAAGAAGTTCAATTATTGAAACTACCAAAAACTCTTCGTTCAAAAAATTTGCCGATTTGGAGGTGCGGTTGGGTAAACGCCTTGGCTGGTACGCTTTTGTGAGAGTGCTTAAACCCAAAGTGGTGGTAGAGACTGGGGTAGACAAAGGACTTGGGTCTGTAGTAATATGCGCTGCCCTACTAAAGAATCAGGAGGAGGGATACGGTGGCCAATACTACGGGACCGATATTAACCCAAAAGCTGGTTACTTATTAACGGGCAAGTACCAAGAAGTTGGTAAAATTCTCTACGGTGATTCAATTAATAGCCTGTCTCAGTTTTCTGAGAAGATAGATCTATTTATTAATGATAGCGATCATTCTGCCGACTATGAATATCAGGAGTATCTGGTAATTAAGAAGTTGTTATCGGATAAAGCAGTTATACTGGGCGACAACGCGCATGTAACCGATAAACTCTTAAGGTTCTCTAACGAAACTAGCCGTAAATTCTTATTCTTCAGAGAAGACCCCATTAACCATTGGTACCCGGGCGGCGGTATCGGAGTATCGTTCAAGTAAAAACTGAAAGAACGTAGCTATAAGTACTAAAATAAAGGGTTCTAGATGATCTTATGTGGTTACAGAAAAAGATTACTATACTGGTTGTGGGAGACTTCCGAAGTTTCGATCTCTGCTATCAAAAGGTGCTTTGTTGCTCAAACTTCGGAAGTATTTTCCGATAGTATTGACTACCAACCACATAGATTCACTTAGAACCCACATTGTCCCATTTTAGAAAAGGGTGATTTCTACCGTATAATTTTATTCTACTACTCAGTTCAGTAGCTACTTCGCTTTCGGTTCTCTACACTGGTAAGAGCTCCTTATTTCTAATCTTTCGAAGATACAGTCGGATCACTAAGTAAAGAAACATACCATTGGTGTAGATATACCTTTGGGCTAATCGGGTGGGATTTCTGTATAACCGATAGGCCCACTCCAGACCATTTTTCTGCATCCATAGTGGTGCCCTGTTTTCAACACCAGCGTAAGTATTAAATGCCTGACCAACTCCCAGCATACAAGCCTGCACCCTTCCCTGATGGTTATGCATCCACCGCTCCTGCTTCGGGCAACCAAGAGAAACAAACACGAAATCAGGTTGGGCGTCATTAATCATATCCACCACGGCAGCATCCTCAGCATCCGTAAGCGGGCGAAAGGGTGGGGAGTATGAGCCAGCTATTGTAAGCTGAGGGAAGTCTTGCAACGCTTTAGCCTGTAATTGCCCCAAAACTTCTGTAGTGTTTCCGTAAAAAAATACTGACTTACCCATTCTTTCGGCTTGAGCTAACAGTACTGGAAATAGATCAGGCCCGGCTACCCGTTGCTGGTCAATATCTTCAAACAACCATAAATATTTGGCCAGAGGCAGACCATCGGTGGCTACCACATCGGCTTGGTTGATAGCTTCTTGAAAATAACTATCGTTAA
This region of Tunicatimonas pelagia genomic DNA includes:
- a CDS encoding glycosyltransferase family 4 protein translates to MLKPKILFILHYPPPVVGAAVVGQFIKESSAINTSFEADYINLATASDLRQINKGGLAKIGTFFKIQWKVIKALFAKSYDLCYLSFTAKGLGFYKDLAIVLVLKLFRKSVIYHMHNKGVQPNSKNKFNDFCYQLAFNSAKVILLSPHLYQDIAKYVPADRVFYCPNGIPATPQDSDLSKERQESDTGKILFLSNMTVEKGAYVLLEACKLLKEKGAIFECHFVGDWFDISESDFQRKIALYGLDTCVFAHGKKYGEEKEYFLRSANIFALPTYYHNECFPLVLLEAMKYALPIVSTSEGGIADIVVENETGFIVTQQDAAALEEKLEALINAPKLRSTLGVAGRERYERLYTLDSFEKNITRILKTAVQKD
- a CDS encoding class I SAM-dependent methyltransferase — translated: MIAVVTRADHQLIMRYIDEAKGDTALRSSIIETTKNSSFKKFADLEVRLGKRLGWYAFVRVLKPKVVVETGVDKGLGSVVICAALLKNQEEGYGGQYYGTDINPKAGYLLTGKYQEVGKILYGDSINSLSQFSEKIDLFINDSDHSADYEYQEYLVIKKLLSDKAVILGDNAHVTDKLLRFSNETSRKFLFFREDPINHWYPGGGIGVSFK
- a CDS encoding WecB/TagA/CpsF family glycosyltransferase, whose product is MKEVLQETNPLERVSVLTTEVSTGTFAKVLDYVIELTERKTSSYVCFANVHMIIEAFNDSYFQEAINQADVVATDGLPLAKYLWLFEDIDQQRVAGPDLFPVLLAQAERMGKSVFFYGNTTEVLGQLQAKALQDFPQLTIAGSYSPPFRPLTDAEDAAVVDMINDAQPDFVFVSLGCPKQERWMHNHQGRVQACMLGVGQAFNTYAGVENRAPLWMQKNGLEWAYRLYRNPTRLAQRYIYTNGMFLYLVIRLYLRKIRNKELLPV